The following are encoded together in the Triticum dicoccoides isolate Atlit2015 ecotype Zavitan chromosome 6B, WEW_v2.0, whole genome shotgun sequence genome:
- the LOC119325803 gene encoding uncharacterized protein LOC119325803, translating into MKLHVAFFLLVTMAATARAVTFDASNTASGTTGGKRFDNAVGLVYSKQVLSDASTFIWSTFNQRAAADRKPVDAVTPVVEDIDGVAFTSGNGIHLSASYVGGYTSGDVKKEVTGVLYHEATHVWQWNGQGAANGGLIEGIADYVRLKAGLAPGHWRPQGSGSRWDEGYDITARFLDYCDSLKPGFVAQLNAKMKSGYSDDFFAQILGKNVQQLWQDYKAKFGG; encoded by the coding sequence ATGAAGCTTCACGTAGCCTTCTTCCTCCTGGTGACCATGGCCGCGACGGCGCGGGCCGTGACGTTCGACGCGTCCAACACGGCGTCGGGCACCACTGGCGGCAAGCGCTTCGACAACGCCGTCGGCCTCGTGTACTCAAAGCAGGTCCTCTCCGACGCCTCCACCTTCATCTGGAGCACCTTCAACCAGCGCGCCGCTGCCGACCGCAAGCCTGTGGACGCCGTCACCCCCGTCGTGGAGGACATCGACGGCGTCGCCTTCACCAGCGGCAACGGCATCCACCTCAGCGCCAGCTACGTCGGCGGCTACACCTCCGGCGACGTCAAGAAGGAGGTGACCGGCGTGCTGTACCACGAGGCGACGCACGTGTGGCAGTGGAACGGGCAGGGCGCGGCCAACGGCGGGCTCATCGAGGGGATCGCTGACTACGTGCGGCTCAAGGCCGGGCTCGCGCCCGGGCACTGGAGGCCGCAGGGGAGCGGCAGCCGGTGGGATGAGGGGTACGACATCACGGCGAGGTTCCTCGACTACTGCGACTCGCTCAAGCCCGGGTTCGTCGCGCAGCTCAACGCCAAGATGAAGAGCGGGTACAGTGACGACTTCTTCGCGCAGATTCTCGGCAAGAACGTGCAGCAGCTGTGGCAGGACTACAAAGCCAAGTTCGGAGGCTGA